In one window of Streptomyces sp. NBC_01224 DNA:
- a CDS encoding ABC transporter ATP-binding protein has translation MDQVEREAPVTDAGDAEGAVQAPGWARRLIGYAWRYRRNVLLALGSSLAGMAVMALVPLITKVIIDDVVGDHTRSLAVWTGLLVVAAVLVYISTYIRRYYGGRLALDVQHDLRTEMYGTITRLDGKRQDELSTGQVVGRATSDLQLIQGLLFMLPMTIGNVLLFIISLVIMAWLSPLLTLVAIAVAPALWFIARRSRSRLFPATWYAQGQAAAVAGVVDGAVSGVRVVKGFGQEEQETGKLREVGRRLFAGRLRTIRLNSRYTPALQAVPALGQVAMLALGGWLATRGEITLGTFVAFSTYLAQLVGPVRMLAMVLTVGQQARAGVERVLELIDTEPTMKDGTKELPADAPASVEFDDVRFGYDEERPVLDGFSLTIEPGETVAVVGASGSGKSTVSLLLPRFYDVTHGAVLVGGHDVRELTQQSLRAAIGLVPEDSFLFSDTVRANIAYGFPDATQEQIEEAARAAQADRFIAELPEGYDTKVGEHGLTLSGGQRQRVALARAILTDPRLLLLDDATSAVDARVEHEIHEALRQVMAGRTTLLIAHRRSTLGLADRIAVLEHGRLADIGTHEELERRSALYRRLLTDPDELGGTSPGHHPLTTAADTSPEDDRALQEELDAEFDAERGISPHLWIRKEEPRDTGAAGMPATPELLAQVEALPPATDTPDIDEARAVRAEESYGLRRLLRGFGLPLLVSLALVAVDAGAGLLLPVLIRHGIDQGVSQLALGAVWAASALALVVVLVQWAAQIGETRMTGRTGERVLYSLRLKIFAQLQRLGLDYYERELTGRIMTRMTTDVDALSTFLQTGLVTAFVSVVTFFGIMVVLLVLDVQLALVVFATLPVLVIGTFFFRRKSVKAYELARERISVVNADLQESVSGLRIVQAFRRERDGADRFAGRSDHYREARVRGQWLISVYFPFVQLLSSVAAAAVLIVGAGRVDNGTLTTGALVAYLLYIDLFFAPVQQLSQVFDGYQQATVSLGRIQELLREPTSTDAPDEPLDVLSLRGEIAFEDVSFAYGSGDDAEEALIGVDLRIPAGQTVAFVGETGAGKSTLVKLVARFYDPTGGRVTADGTDLRRLDLTAYRHRLGVVPQEAYLFAGTVRDAIAYGRPEATDAEVEAAARSVGAHDMIATLDGGYLHEVAERGRNLSAGQRQLIALARAELVDPDVLLLDEATASLDLASEALVNQATDRLTGRRTTLVVAHRLTTAARADRVVVMDHGRVVEDGTHDELLAREGHYAVLWRTFIGEDEPAGV, from the coding sequence GACGATCACCCGCCTGGACGGGAAGCGTCAGGACGAGCTGTCCACCGGACAGGTCGTCGGGCGCGCCACCAGCGACCTGCAGCTGATCCAGGGGCTCCTGTTCATGCTCCCGATGACCATCGGGAACGTGCTGCTCTTCATCATCTCCCTGGTGATCATGGCGTGGCTCTCGCCGCTGCTCACCCTGGTCGCGATCGCCGTCGCCCCCGCGCTCTGGTTCATCGCCCGCCGCTCCCGCTCCCGTCTCTTCCCCGCCACCTGGTACGCCCAGGGGCAGGCCGCCGCCGTCGCCGGAGTCGTCGACGGGGCCGTCTCCGGGGTCCGGGTCGTCAAGGGGTTCGGGCAGGAGGAGCAGGAGACCGGCAAGCTGCGCGAGGTCGGGCGCAGGCTCTTCGCCGGACGGCTGCGGACGATCCGGCTGAACTCCCGTTACACCCCCGCCCTCCAGGCCGTCCCCGCGCTCGGTCAGGTCGCGATGCTGGCCCTCGGCGGCTGGCTCGCCACCCGGGGCGAGATCACCCTTGGCACGTTCGTCGCGTTCTCCACCTACCTCGCCCAGCTCGTCGGCCCGGTCCGGATGCTCGCCATGGTCCTCACCGTCGGACAGCAGGCCCGGGCAGGCGTCGAGCGCGTACTGGAACTGATCGACACCGAGCCGACCATGAAGGACGGCACCAAGGAACTCCCGGCCGACGCCCCCGCGAGCGTCGAGTTCGACGACGTACGGTTCGGCTATGACGAGGAGCGCCCTGTCCTCGACGGCTTCTCGCTGACCATCGAGCCCGGTGAGACCGTCGCCGTCGTCGGCGCGTCCGGCAGCGGGAAGTCCACCGTCTCGCTGCTGCTGCCCCGCTTCTACGACGTGACGCACGGCGCCGTCCTGGTCGGCGGCCACGACGTCCGCGAGCTGACCCAGCAGTCCCTGCGCGCAGCCATCGGCCTCGTCCCGGAGGACAGCTTCCTGTTCTCCGACACCGTCCGCGCCAACATCGCCTACGGATTCCCGGACGCCACCCAGGAACAGATCGAGGAAGCGGCCCGCGCCGCCCAGGCCGACCGGTTCATCGCGGAGCTGCCCGAGGGCTACGACACCAAGGTCGGCGAGCACGGACTCACCCTCTCCGGCGGCCAGCGCCAGCGCGTCGCGCTCGCCCGCGCCATCCTCACCGACCCCCGGCTGCTCCTCCTCGACGACGCCACCTCCGCCGTCGACGCCCGCGTCGAGCACGAGATCCACGAGGCGCTGCGGCAGGTGATGGCAGGGCGGACGACCCTCCTGATCGCCCACCGCCGCTCCACCCTCGGCCTCGCCGACCGGATCGCGGTCCTGGAACACGGCAGGCTCGCCGACATCGGTACGCACGAGGAGCTGGAGCGCCGCTCCGCGCTCTACCGGCGGCTGCTCACCGACCCGGACGAGCTGGGCGGCACCTCGCCCGGACATCACCCGCTGACCACCGCCGCCGACACGAGCCCCGAGGACGACCGCGCGCTCCAGGAAGAACTGGACGCCGAGTTCGACGCCGAGCGCGGCATCAGCCCCCACCTGTGGATCCGCAAGGAGGAACCGCGCGACACCGGTGCGGCCGGCATGCCCGCGACGCCCGAGCTGCTCGCCCAGGTCGAGGCCCTGCCGCCCGCCACCGACACACCCGACATCGACGAGGCGCGGGCCGTCCGCGCCGAGGAGTCGTACGGGCTGCGCAGGCTGCTGCGCGGCTTCGGGCTGCCGCTCCTGGTGAGCCTGGCGCTGGTGGCGGTGGACGCGGGCGCCGGACTCCTGCTGCCCGTACTGATCCGGCACGGCATCGACCAGGGTGTCTCGCAGCTCGCACTCGGTGCCGTCTGGGCGGCGTCCGCGCTGGCCCTGGTGGTCGTGCTCGTGCAGTGGGCTGCCCAGATCGGCGAGACCCGGATGACGGGCCGCACCGGCGAGCGGGTGCTGTACTCGCTGCGGCTGAAGATCTTCGCGCAGCTCCAGCGGCTCGGCCTGGACTACTACGAACGCGAGCTGACCGGCCGCATCATGACCCGGATGACGACGGACGTGGACGCGCTGTCGACGTTCCTGCAGACCGGTCTGGTCACGGCCTTCGTCTCCGTCGTCACCTTCTTCGGCATCATGGTCGTGCTGCTGGTACTCGACGTACAGCTGGCCCTCGTCGTCTTCGCGACGCTGCCGGTGCTGGTCATCGGTACGTTCTTCTTCCGCCGCAAGAGCGTCAAGGCGTACGAGCTGGCCCGGGAACGCATCAGCGTCGTCAATGCCGACCTCCAGGAGTCCGTCTCCGGGCTGCGGATCGTGCAGGCGTTCCGCCGCGAGCGCGACGGCGCGGACCGGTTCGCGGGGCGCAGCGACCACTACCGCGAGGCCAGGGTCCGTGGCCAGTGGCTGATATCGGTCTACTTCCCGTTCGTGCAGCTCTTGTCGTCGGTGGCCGCGGCGGCCGTACTGATCGTGGGCGCGGGCCGGGTCGACAACGGCACGCTCACCACCGGTGCGCTGGTCGCGTACCTCCTCTACATCGACCTGTTCTTCGCCCCGGTGCAGCAGCTCTCCCAGGTCTTCGACGGTTACCAGCAGGCCACCGTCTCCCTCGGCCGTATCCAGGAACTCCTGCGGGAGCCGACCTCCACCGACGCCCCGGACGAACCGCTGGACGTGCTGTCGCTGCGCGGCGAGATCGCCTTCGAGGACGTGTCCTTCGCATACGGTTCCGGCGACGACGCCGAGGAAGCCCTCATCGGTGTCGACCTGCGGATCCCGGCCGGACAGACGGTCGCGTTCGTCGGCGAGACCGGCGCCGGGAAGTCCACCCTCGTCAAGCTCGTCGCCCGGTTCTACGACCCGACGGGCGGCCGGGTCACGGCGGACGGCACCGATCTGCGCCGCCTCGACCTCACCGCGTACCGGCACCGGCTCGGAGTCGTACCGCAGGAGGCTTACCTCTTCGCCGGTACGGTCCGTGACGCCATCGCGTACGGGCGACCCGAGGCCACCGACGCCGAGGTGGAGGCGGCGGCGCGGTCGGTCGGCGCCCACGACATGATCGCCACCCTGGACGGCGGCTATCTGCACGAGGTCGCCGAGCGGGGCCGCAACCTCTCGGCCGGCCAACGCCAGCTGATCGCACTCGCCCGCGCCGAACTCGTCGACCCGGATGTCCTGCTGCTCGACGAGGCGACCGCCTCCCTCGACCTGGCCAGCGAAGCCCTGGTCAACCAGGCGACCGACCGGCTCACCGGCCGCCGCACCACCCTCGTCGTCGCCCACCGGCTGACGACCGCCGCCCGCGCCGACCGGGTCGTGGTGATGGACCACGGCCGGGTCGTCGAGGACGGCACGCACGACGAACTCCTCGCCCGGGAAGGGCACTACGCCGTGCTGTGGCGCACCTTCATAGGGGAGGACGAGCCCGCGGGGGTGTGA
- a CDS encoding glycoside hydrolase family 3 protein, whose translation MHHRTSRRTLLTATAATAAAAVTGGVVAPGAVAAQRSAGSGHSGGHHTSAATTERLKRLISRMTLEEKVGQLFVMRVYGHSATEPDQADIDANMAEIGVRTAAEMIAKYHVGGIIYFAWAHNTRDPHQIADLSNGIQRAGLAGPTPLPLLVSTDQEHGIVCRVGEPATLMPGAMALGAGGSRSDARRAGQIAGAELAAIGINQNYAPDADVNVNPANPVIGVRSFGSDPQSVAGMVAAQVKGYQSSGIASTAKHFPGHGDTNTDSHTGLPVIRHTREQWAELDEPPFRAAIAAGIDSIMTAHIVVPALDPAEDPATLSRPILTGILREELGYDGVVVTDSLGMEGVRTKYGDARVPVLALQAGVDQLLNPPNLDVSWNAVLEAVKNGEISEARVEESILRILRLKTKLGLFDDPFVSHKGVDRTVGTRAHLAAADRIAERTTTLLANDGAVLPLSRRSHKNLLVVGADPASPSGTTGPPTTTLATAFVELGYAATALSTGTAPTKAKIDEAVAAAQGKDAVIVGTYNVSATSSQRTLVSALSATGIPVITVAIRNPYDIAQLSGTGFAANLATYSWTDVELRAAARVIAGRADPEGTLPVPVQRADDPARVLYPVGYGLTY comes from the coding sequence GTGCACCACCGCACCTCCAGACGCACCCTCCTCACCGCCACCGCCGCGACCGCCGCAGCCGCCGTCACGGGCGGGGTCGTCGCCCCCGGCGCCGTCGCTGCCCAGAGGTCCGCGGGCAGCGGGCACAGCGGCGGGCACCACACCTCAGCCGCCACCACCGAGCGCCTCAAGCGGCTCATCTCCCGGATGACCCTGGAGGAGAAGGTCGGGCAGCTCTTCGTGATGCGGGTGTACGGGCACTCCGCCACCGAGCCCGACCAGGCCGACATCGACGCCAACATGGCGGAGATCGGGGTCCGTACCGCCGCCGAGATGATCGCCAAATACCACGTCGGCGGGATCATCTACTTCGCCTGGGCGCACAACACCCGCGACCCGCACCAGATCGCCGACCTCTCCAACGGCATCCAGCGCGCCGGCCTCGCCGGCCCCACCCCCCTGCCGCTCCTCGTCTCCACCGACCAGGAGCACGGCATCGTCTGCCGCGTCGGCGAGCCCGCCACCCTGATGCCGGGCGCGATGGCGCTGGGCGCCGGCGGCTCGCGCTCCGACGCCCGCCGGGCCGGGCAGATCGCGGGCGCCGAACTGGCCGCGATCGGCATCAACCAGAACTACGCCCCGGACGCCGACGTCAACGTCAACCCGGCCAACCCGGTGATCGGCGTACGCTCCTTCGGCTCCGACCCGCAGTCCGTGGCCGGGATGGTCGCCGCCCAGGTGAAGGGGTATCAGAGCAGCGGCATCGCCTCGACCGCCAAGCACTTCCCCGGCCACGGCGACACCAACACCGACAGCCACACCGGCCTGCCCGTCATCCGCCACACCCGGGAGCAGTGGGCGGAGCTGGACGAGCCGCCGTTCCGGGCCGCGATCGCCGCGGGCATCGACTCGATCATGACCGCACACATCGTGGTCCCGGCACTGGACCCCGCGGAGGACCCGGCGACGCTGTCCCGCCCGATTCTCACCGGCATCCTGCGCGAGGAGCTCGGCTACGACGGCGTCGTGGTCACCGACTCGCTCGGCATGGAAGGTGTACGGACCAAGTACGGCGACGCGCGCGTGCCGGTCCTCGCGCTTCAGGCGGGCGTCGACCAGCTGCTCAACCCGCCGAACCTCGACGTCTCCTGGAACGCCGTCCTGGAGGCCGTGAAGAACGGTGAGATCAGCGAGGCCAGGGTCGAGGAATCGATCCTGCGGATCCTGCGGCTGAAGACGAAGCTCGGGCTGTTCGACGACCCGTTCGTCAGCCACAAGGGAGTGGACCGCACCGTCGGGACGCGGGCCCATCTCGCCGCCGCCGACCGGATCGCCGAGCGCACGACCACACTGCTCGCCAACGACGGCGCGGTGCTGCCGCTCTCCCGCCGCTCCCACAAGAACCTCCTCGTGGTCGGCGCCGATCCGGCCTCCCCGTCCGGCACCACCGGGCCGCCGACCACCACCCTGGCCACCGCCTTCGTGGAACTGGGGTACGCGGCAACCGCGCTGTCCACCGGCACCGCCCCCACCAAGGCGAAGATCGACGAGGCGGTGGCGGCCGCACAGGGCAAGGACGCGGTGATCGTGGGGACGTACAACGTCTCGGCGACCAGCTCGCAGCGCACCCTGGTGAGCGCCCTCTCGGCAACCGGCATCCCGGTGATCACGGTCGCGATCCGCAATCCGTACGACATCGCCCAGCTGTCCGGGACCGGGTTTGCGGCGAACCTGGCCACGTACTCCTGGACCGATGTCGAACTGCGGGCCGCCGCCCGGGTGATCGCGGGCCGCGCCGACCCGGAGGGCACCCTGCCGGTGCCGGTGCAGCGCGCGGACGATCCGGCGCGCGTGCTGTACCCGGTCGGTTACGGGCTGACGTACTAG
- a CDS encoding LacI family DNA-binding transcriptional regulator, whose translation MTVTLADVAARARVSPATVSRVLNGNYPVAASTRERVLRAVDDLDYVLNGPASALAAATSDLVGILVNDIADPFFGIMAGAAQTEIGGPGDGSGRAGGEKLAIVCNTGGSPERELTYLTLLQRQRAAAVVLTGGAVEDPAHQAAISAKLAKLADAGTRVVLCGRPPLPDSEAVVAALAFDNRGGGRRLTEHLLSLGHRRIGYVAGPLERTTTRHRLEGHRDAMRAAGLAGDEERLTVHGPYDRRSGYDATLELLRREPEVTAVVAANDTVALGASAAIRDRGLRIPEDISVAGFDDLPFSVDAVPALTTVRLPLFEAGARAGRLAMGKETPPPGGIATIAAELMVRGSTAPPRVG comes from the coding sequence TTGACAGTCACCCTGGCGGATGTGGCGGCCCGCGCCCGGGTGTCCCCGGCCACCGTCTCCCGCGTGCTGAACGGCAACTACCCGGTGGCCGCATCCACCCGGGAGCGGGTCCTGCGCGCGGTGGACGACCTGGACTATGTGCTCAACGGGCCCGCGAGTGCACTCGCGGCGGCCACGTCCGACCTGGTCGGCATCCTGGTCAACGACATCGCCGACCCGTTCTTCGGGATCATGGCGGGGGCGGCGCAGACCGAGATCGGCGGACCCGGGGACGGTTCGGGCCGGGCGGGCGGCGAGAAGCTCGCCATCGTCTGCAACACCGGCGGCTCCCCCGAGCGCGAACTCACCTATCTCACCCTGCTCCAGCGCCAGCGCGCCGCGGCCGTCGTCCTGACCGGAGGCGCCGTGGAGGACCCGGCGCACCAGGCGGCGATCTCCGCCAAGCTGGCGAAACTCGCGGACGCGGGCACACGGGTGGTGCTGTGCGGGCGGCCCCCGCTGCCGGACAGCGAGGCGGTCGTGGCCGCACTGGCCTTCGACAACCGGGGCGGGGGGCGTCGCCTCACCGAGCATCTGCTTTCACTCGGCCACCGGCGGATCGGCTATGTCGCGGGCCCGTTGGAGCGCACGACGACCCGGCACCGCCTTGAGGGTCATCGCGACGCGATGAGAGCGGCGGGCCTCGCCGGCGACGAGGAACGCCTCACCGTCCACGGCCCCTACGACCGCCGCTCCGGGTACGACGCCACCCTCGAACTCCTGCGCCGCGAACCGGAGGTGACGGCTGTCGTCGCCGCCAACGACACGGTGGCGCTGGGCGCGAGTGCGGCGATCCGGGACCGTGGTCTGCGCATCCCCGAGGACATCTCCGTGGCCGGTTTCGACGACCTGCCGTTCTCGGTGGACGCGGTACCGGCGCTGACGACCGTACGACTGCCGCTCTTCGAGGCGGGCGCGCGGGCGGGCCGGCTGGCGATGGGCAAGGAGACACCGCCGCCGGGCGGCATCGCGACGATCGCCGCGGAGCTGATGGTGCGGGGGTCGACGGCGCCGCCGCGGGTGGGCTGA
- a CDS encoding EamA family transporter, translating to MRPLHIALAALVAAVWGVNFVVIEVGLGHFPPLLFSALRFLVAALPAVFFVGRPKVAWKWIVGVGLVLGVAKFGLLFIGMDHGMPAGLSSLVLQVQAVFTALFAALALGERPGRVRVSGMGLALAGIGVAAVDEGASGPVLAFVLVIAAAACWGVSNVLTRKAAPPDSLNFMVWVSTVPVLPLLGLSLLFEGWDRDADALAALDWSGVGIIVYVAWITTVFGFGAWGFLLRHHPASSVAPFTLLVPVFGMSAAALLLGESVSPLRWCAAALLVGGVALTSLAGVRRTGRAASDRAPVPGATAGPAEPDTPEPAPRPART from the coding sequence ATGCGTCCCCTCCACATCGCCCTGGCCGCCCTGGTGGCCGCCGTCTGGGGTGTCAATTTCGTCGTCATCGAGGTCGGCCTCGGGCACTTCCCGCCGCTGCTCTTCTCCGCCCTGCGCTTCCTGGTCGCCGCGCTGCCCGCGGTCTTCTTCGTCGGCCGGCCCAAGGTCGCGTGGAAATGGATCGTGGGTGTCGGGCTCGTCCTCGGAGTGGCGAAGTTCGGGCTGCTCTTCATCGGCATGGACCACGGAATGCCCGCCGGTCTCTCCTCCCTCGTGCTCCAGGTCCAGGCGGTCTTCACCGCCCTCTTCGCGGCGCTCGCGCTGGGTGAACGGCCGGGAAGGGTAAGGGTGTCGGGGATGGGATTGGCCCTCGCGGGTATCGGGGTGGCCGCGGTCGACGAGGGCGCGAGCGGGCCTGTACTCGCGTTCGTCCTGGTGATCGCGGCGGCGGCCTGCTGGGGTGTGTCCAACGTACTGACCCGCAAGGCCGCGCCGCCCGACTCCCTCAACTTCATGGTCTGGGTCTCGACCGTGCCCGTGCTCCCGCTGCTCGGTCTCTCCCTCCTCTTCGAGGGCTGGGACCGCGATGCCGACGCGCTGGCCGCGCTCGACTGGAGCGGCGTCGGGATCATCGTCTACGTCGCCTGGATCACCACCGTCTTCGGCTTCGGGGCGTGGGGCTTCCTGCTGCGCCATCACCCGGCCTCGTCGGTGGCCCCGTTCACCCTGCTCGTCCCGGTCTTCGGGATGTCGGCGGCCGCGCTGCTGCTGGGCGAGTCGGTGAGCCCGCTGCGGTGGTGCGCGGCGGCGCTGCTGGTCGGCGGGGTGGCCCTCACATCGCTGGCGGGGGTGCGGCGGACCGGCCGGGCGGCATCGGATCGGGCTCCCGTGCCCGGTGCCACTGCGGGACCCGCGGAGCCGGACACACCGGAACCGGCACCGCGGCCGGCGCGGACCTGA
- a CDS encoding S28 family serine protease — MRKALRGFLSLAVLIGTVSATGASAGAATAAEPTTFRSTAGSDSGTSTDIKDRILAIPGMSLIEEKPYAGYRYFVLNYTQPIDHRHPSKGTFQQRITLLHKDTSRPTVFYTSGYNVSTNPSRSEPTRIVDGNQVSLEYRFFTPSRPAPADWSKLDIWQAASDQHRVFTALKQIYTKNWLTTGGSKGGMTATYFERFYPKDMDGVVAYVAPNDVVNKEDSAYDRFFENVGTKECRDKLNGVQREALIRREPLEKKYEEYAAENGYTFNTVGSLDKAYEAVVMDYVWAFWQYSLLSDCDTIPADAKTAPDQAIWDSIDGISGFSAYADQGLNTYTPYYYQAGTQLGSPNIKQPWLGKLSRYGYQPPRNFVPRSIPMKFQPSVMRDVDSWVKHHANHMLYVYGQNDPWGAERFRLGAGARDSYVMTVAGGNHGSNVAGLADDEKAKATAAILRWAGVAPAAVQDDPAKAKPLAKFDERLDKRDVMNERRLRP; from the coding sequence ATGCGCAAGGCGCTCAGAGGGTTTCTGTCGCTCGCGGTGCTCATCGGCACAGTGAGTGCGACGGGTGCCTCGGCCGGGGCGGCCACCGCCGCGGAACCGACCACGTTCCGGAGCACGGCCGGCAGTGACAGCGGCACGAGCACGGACATCAAGGACCGCATCCTGGCCATCCCGGGAATGAGTCTCATCGAGGAGAAGCCGTACGCGGGCTACCGCTACTTCGTCCTCAACTACACCCAGCCGATCGATCACCGGCACCCGTCCAAGGGCACCTTCCAGCAGCGCATCACCCTGCTGCACAAGGACACGTCCCGCCCGACGGTCTTCTACACCAGCGGCTACAACGTCTCCACGAACCCCAGCCGCTCCGAGCCGACCCGGATCGTCGACGGCAACCAGGTCTCCCTGGAGTACCGGTTCTTCACCCCGTCCCGCCCGGCTCCCGCCGACTGGTCCAAGCTCGACATCTGGCAGGCCGCCAGCGACCAGCACCGCGTCTTCACCGCGCTGAAGCAGATCTACACCAAGAACTGGCTGACCACCGGTGGCTCCAAGGGCGGTATGACCGCCACGTACTTCGAGCGCTTCTACCCCAAGGACATGGACGGCGTCGTCGCGTACGTCGCGCCCAACGACGTGGTCAACAAGGAGGACTCGGCGTACGACCGGTTCTTCGAGAACGTCGGCACCAAGGAGTGCCGCGACAAGCTGAACGGGGTGCAGCGCGAGGCGCTGATCCGCCGCGAGCCGCTGGAGAAGAAGTACGAGGAGTACGCCGCCGAGAACGGCTACACCTTCAACACCGTCGGCTCGCTCGACAAGGCGTACGAAGCCGTCGTCATGGACTACGTCTGGGCGTTCTGGCAGTACAGCCTGCTGTCCGACTGCGACACCATCCCGGCCGACGCCAAGACCGCCCCCGACCAGGCGATCTGGGACTCGATCGACGGCATATCCGGCTTCTCCGCCTATGCGGACCAGGGCCTGAACACGTACACGCCGTACTACTACCAGGCGGGCACCCAGCTCGGCTCGCCGAACATCAAGCAGCCGTGGCTCGGCAAGCTGAGCCGGTACGGATACCAGCCGCCGCGCAACTTCGTGCCGCGCTCCATCCCGATGAAGTTCCAGCCGTCGGTGATGCGCGACGTCGACAGCTGGGTGAAGCACCATGCCAACCACATGCTGTACGTGTACGGGCAGAACGACCCGTGGGGTGCGGAGCGCTTCCGGCTCGGGGCGGGCGCCCGTGACAGCTATGTCATGACCGTGGCCGGCGGAAACCACGGCTCCAACGTGGCCGGGCTCGCCGACGACGAAAAGGCGAAGGCCACCGCGGCCATCCTGCGCTGGGCGGGCGTCGCCCCGGCCGCCGTGCAGGACGACCCGGCGAAGGCGAAGCCGCTCGCGAAGTTCGACGAACGGCTCGACAAGCGGGACGTGATGAACGAGCGCAGGCTGCGGCCGTAA
- a CDS encoding LysR family transcriptional regulator codes for MLDLSRLRALHAISVHGSVAGAAAALGYTPSAVSQQITKLERETRTTLLERRGRGVALTEEALHLAATAQQLLAIVEHAETTLEERRGLPTGRLSIGAFASAARGLLPGVLAGLDRDHPALDIRLTEVDPHLSVDLVAKGVIDLAVAHDWDIAPLPAPEGVAQAVIGDDRCDLLVPEGHRLAGRDAVRREELAKERWICQPPGTVCHDWLVRTLRAAGYEPDIRHQAEENHTQLALLAAGLGVALIPRLGRGPLPAGVVAVPLDPVPVRRLYALWRTEAARRPAITAAVSALQAHGAAVGLRR; via the coding sequence GTGCTCGATCTGTCCAGGCTGCGCGCACTGCACGCCATCTCCGTCCATGGCTCCGTCGCGGGCGCCGCCGCCGCGCTCGGCTACACCCCGTCGGCGGTCTCGCAGCAGATCACCAAGCTGGAGCGGGAGACCCGTACGACCCTCCTCGAACGCCGCGGGCGCGGTGTCGCACTGACCGAGGAGGCGCTCCATCTGGCCGCCACGGCCCAGCAGTTGCTGGCGATCGTGGAGCACGCGGAGACGACACTGGAGGAGCGCAGGGGGCTGCCCACCGGACGGCTGTCGATCGGCGCGTTCGCGTCCGCGGCGCGCGGACTGCTGCCCGGCGTACTGGCCGGGCTGGACCGGGACCATCCGGCCCTGGACATCCGGTTGACCGAGGTCGATCCGCATCTGTCGGTCGACCTGGTGGCCAAGGGCGTGATCGATCTGGCGGTCGCGCACGACTGGGACATCGCCCCGCTGCCCGCCCCGGAGGGGGTGGCGCAGGCGGTGATCGGTGACGACCGGTGCGATCTGCTGGTGCCCGAGGGCCATCGGCTCGCCGGGCGGGACGCGGTGCGGCGCGAGGAGCTGGCGAAGGAGCGGTGGATCTGCCAGCCGCCGGGGACGGTCTGCCACGACTGGCTCGTACGGACGCTGCGCGCGGCGGGTTACGAGCCCGACATCCGGCACCAGGCGGAGGAGAACCACACCCAACTGGCCCTGCTCGCCGCCGGTCTCGGGGTCGCGCTGATCCCGCGACTGGGGCGGGGGCCGCTGCCGGCGGGGGTGGTGGCGGTGCCGCTCGATCCCGTACCGGTGCGTCGGCTGTACGCGCTGTGGCGTACGGAGGCGGCCCGGCGGCCCGCGATCACGGCGGCGGTGTCGGCACTCCAGGCACACGGGGCCGCGGTGGGGCTGAGGAGGTAA
- a CDS encoding sugar phosphate isomerase/epimerase family protein, with amino-acid sequence MKLAFSTLGVPGMPVADVVRLAAEHGYQGVELRAHPEEPVHPGISALERADVVEEFKNGGVEILTVAGYVRVAAEGDDRAALDELAGLVELAHDLGAKNVRVFPGGGDQDPAVADATAARRLAAAAPHAAGLGVRILLETHDSHRAGADVARVVGTVGHGQIGALWDIMHTWLAGEDPAASHAVLAPHLGYVQVKDIASAEDTEPLTLGAGVLPLGPCLDTLDPDSWVCWEYEKRWHPGAAELPGLLSAGREHLLRLGAPKS; translated from the coding sequence GTGAAGCTCGCTTTCTCGACCCTCGGAGTGCCGGGGATGCCGGTGGCCGATGTCGTCCGGCTCGCCGCAGAGCACGGTTATCAGGGGGTGGAGCTGCGCGCCCACCCCGAGGAACCGGTGCACCCGGGCATCTCGGCGCTCGAACGGGCCGATGTCGTCGAGGAGTTCAAGAACGGCGGCGTCGAGATCCTGACCGTCGCCGGGTATGTCCGGGTCGCGGCCGAGGGGGACGACCGGGCCGCGCTGGACGAGCTCGCCGGGCTGGTGGAGCTGGCGCACGACCTGGGTGCGAAGAACGTCCGGGTCTTCCCGGGCGGCGGTGACCAGGACCCCGCCGTGGCCGATGCGACCGCCGCCCGCCGACTGGCCGCCGCCGCTCCGCACGCCGCTGGCCTGGGCGTACGCATCCTGCTCGAAACCCATGACTCGCACCGGGCGGGCGCCGATGTGGCCCGGGTCGTCGGGACGGTCGGGCACGGGCAGATCGGTGCGCTCTGGGACATCATGCACACCTGGCTGGCGGGCGAGGACCCTGCCGCGAGCCATGCGGTGCTGGCCCCGCACCTGGGCTACGTACAGGTGAAGGACATCGCATCGGCCGAGGACACCGAGCCGTTGACGCTGGGTGCCGGGGTGCTGCCGCTGGGGCCCTGTCTGGACACGCTGGACCCCGACAGCTGGGTCTGCTGGGAGTACGAGAAGCGGTGGCACCCGGGGGCGGCGGAGCTGCCGGGGCTGCTGAGCGCGGGGCGGGAGCATCTGCTGCGGCTGGGGGCGCCCAAGTCGTAG